The genomic segment ATCATGAACGCTCCGCGTTGCTACGCTTATCATCAAGCGGCCACGCTGAAGGGCAAGCACCATGATTCCGCTGCGCTGCATCATCGTGCAAGGGCTTTGTGAGCTGAAGCAGAGAAGGAAGGAGAGAACCGGCATACGCCGGTTCTTTTTGATGGAAAGCATTTTTTTCCCTTTTGCCTTCCGCATGGTATCAGCTCCCAGCCCGACCAGGCCCCCGGCGCGTGAGCCTCCGGCTACGCCCCTCTTCACACCGGGGGCCAAGACGGGCAGCCATTCGTTCAAGGGGCAGCAAAACTTTTTCTTCCCGTTTTGAAAAAGAAGAATCGGAAGAAAAACTTTTGCTGCTGATCCCTTGACCGCCTGTCTATGGGACTGATTCCAAGCATGCGTCAAAAGGGAAAAAAATTCCCCTTTGGGGATGCCAGCCACGCGGCAGGCAACGTCCAAAAAATTAGAAAGGGGCAGATGCAGTGAAGCGGATCATCTATGTGGCCGGAGTAAACCGGAAGCACCTAGCAGAACAAGCAAGCAGCGTCCCTTATTGGCTTCTCAGCGCCACACTCCTGAAAAAGTATCCGTCCTGGCTTGAGCCATACCTGAGATTTAGAACAGTCATATGGGACCCAGGGACGTTCACAGAGGATTGCATTTCATACCAGGGTTACCGGGCCTACATTGACCGACACGTTAAATCACGGCACCGGTACATGCAGTATGATGAGATCGGTAACCCTGAAGCGACAGAATGGTATCTGAAGGATATGCGGAGTCGTGGTTACCGGCCGATACCCATCCTACAGCCGGGCGGCGATAGAAAAATGCTTCAGACAGAACCACTTGTCTTTATCGGCGGTCTGGTTCCGATGAATGAACTCAGCCGCATGCAGTATCTGGACGGGCTACTGAGCGGCAGCGTGCGTGCCAAGCTTCACCTTTTGGGAATGATGCGGTCTGAATGGAACCGGCGCAAGACTACTGCCGAATGGATGCTTGAATATGGAGAACAGTGGGTGCCGCACGTACCGCGAAAGACCGTCCAATTAGCGTTATTTTAACGGCAAAAAGGGCTATAACCGCTCGCAACGGTTATAGCCCCTAAATCAAAACCCTAAATAGTTTCAACCTCTACTGAAGGTTGGGTAAGAGGGATGCTTTCTCGACTCTTACGAAAATATTATATCATATTTTAATTTTTATGCAACTTAAAATTCCAATTAATGGAGGTATTGTCTTCTAAGTCTGATGCAAGTATTTGACATAAAAACCTAAAATATCACAAAAGGAGATGTGGTTCTATGGTTAAAAAAAGCATGCTCATGAAAGTCCGAATTGAACGTGCCAGGAATCGCCTTCACACACTGACAGAAAAACACAGGAATTTTCAACATCCAGCCGTAATCAAGCAATCTATGGTATTGGATGAATTAATTAATCAGTATAATAGGACAGGAGAGCAGCAAATAAAAAAGCCGATTGGATGAACAATCGACTTGGGGCGAGAAACTTTTGCCGGGTCACTCGCCCTTATAGTTTAACAGATCATGCAAAAAAACGGGATACAATTACGGATGCATTCTGAATTGAAACGCCAGGGAAGGAGTCCAAAATCATGCAGACATGTGCTTATTGCGGGTCGGCCGTTGAGCTGGTTGGGAGTGGACTGTACTGTTCTTTTTGTGATATGGAAGTGTATAAAGATGATGTGCAGACTAATGGCAGCAGAAGGCCGGTGCGAGCTGAAGAGGTGGTCTTGCTGTCAGCAGCAGAACGATCGACACAGGAGCTTATGGAGAAAGACAGTTACTATTTGACTGTGCTTTTAGGGCTGGTTCGGGACGAACGTAAGCGGACATACAATCTGCTGAGGGTTGTTAATAGAGGGGCTGCCTTAAAGCCTGGGGAGACTGCTTTTAAGCATGGACAAGATGAAGGTGCAATGAATTATCGCTACTGGACTCGGAAAGCGTGGATTATTGAAAATATTTTACGTGATAGGGCCGGTTATTATCCGGCAAAAATAACGGATAACTTGCTGAATGGTATCCTGGAGCAAGTGCAGAAAAGTAATGAAAAACCTATGACATTTTCTCCAAAATGATTATTCCATAACGGACGATTATTACTAGGACGTATCAGAGATCAATATGAGATTATTGGGTTGTCGCTCCTGTTCAGGAGCGTGGATTGAAATAGAGTTGTATATTTGTTTTTGAAAGAAACGTCGCTCCTGTTTAGGAGCGTGGATTGAAAAACAACTACATATCTAAATTAAGAAGAGCCAGTGATTAATTATCACTGGCTCTTTTCTTTATAATGCCTAGACATAATATTTCTGGCAACTGGCGCATAATTGAGTATGTGGAGATCAACAAGAACCCGAATGATAAGCATAAGTGAATTTAAGTTACTTAAATAGGGAGACGCCTCGCATTTTTGAGGCGCCTCCTTTTTGTCATGACCTCAAGGAAATGCCCATGCAACTACAGCGGTTGAACTATATAGCTCGTGGTGGCGTGACAGGCGGTGGAAATGCTCTGTAAGGCCCCAGGTTTGGCCTAGAGACGCGGATTTGAGCAATAGAAAAACAAAATTGTAGTAACGTAGTAATGTAGTAATGTAGTAATGTAGTAATGTAGTAATACAATTGTAGTAATGTAGTAATAAATAAAATTACAATATAATGTAGTAATTGTAGTAATTATTGTTGTAGCATTACAGTGGATGGTGTATAATGGAAAAATCAAGTAAGGGAGTGGTGGAAGAAATGGCCGAGAAATTGACGAAAGAAACGATTTTTGCTGTGGCGGATGCGATTTCCGCCGAAGGGAAAGCGGTACGGGTGGCTGAGGTACACCGGCGGCTTGGGTATGGGAGTCTGAGTACGATCACGCCTGCCGTGCGCGAGTGGCGCGAACAGCAGAAGCCTGCTGCTCCAGTAGAACCGGCGGTAGTTCCGCAGGTTGTTGCAGATCGCCTGACGGCGCTGGGCATGGAACTTTGGGTGCAAGCCCAGGCGGTGGCAGAAGAGGGATTAAGGAAAGAACGCGAAGCCCTGGAAGCCTATCGGTCTGAGATCGAGGATCAGCAGCAGGAAACGGCGGAATACGCTGATGCTCTTAATGATGCGAATGAAGTTCTGAAGGAAAGATATGCTGAACAAAAAAGCCAGCTTGAAGCGCTTCGCGTAGAGAAAGAATCCTTGGCTAACCAGCTTAAAACGACTAGTGACCAGTTGATCGCGGCGCAAACACGGGAACAGTCCATCGGTGAGCACTTAAAAGACCTGCGGGAGCTGCTGGCAGAACGGGAAGCGGAACGCGATTCCACTACCCAAACGGCCCGGCAGCAAGCGGAAGAGATTTCCCGTTTGAGAGAGGAACTAGCTGTGATCAAAGAGCGCGAGAAGATTGCTGAACAACAGCTAGTGAAAGAACGGGCTGACACCAAAGAGCTTCAGGGTTTCACTGAACAGCGGCTTGCGGACGAACGAGCTGCGCGGGAACAGGTTCAACAGGATTTAGAGGTTTGCAGGGAAAAGCAACAAGCAGCAGAGGTTAAGACAGCGAAGTTAGAGGGTGAAATTACTGCGCTTCGCGCCCAGGGAACTACGAAAAAGCCTGGAACGAAGGCAAAACCGGATGGACAATAATAAGTTGTAAGCCGCAGAACGTACAACGGATATGGTCTTTGAAAAAGTGAAAAAACATCTTCAGGCTGGCCGGAAGATTGGTCAATAAGCAAGTAAAGCCCCCGGCTAATAACCGGGGGCTTTACTTG from the Paenibacillus xylanexedens genome contains:
- a CDS encoding aspartyl-phosphate phosphatase Spo0E family protein, translating into MVKKSMLMKVRIERARNRLHTLTEKHRNFQHPAVIKQSMVLDELINQYNRTGEQQIKKPIG
- a CDS encoding DNA-binding protein translates to MEKSSKGVVEEMAEKLTKETIFAVADAISAEGKAVRVAEVHRRLGYGSLSTITPAVREWREQQKPAAPVEPAVVPQVVADRLTALGMELWVQAQAVAEEGLRKEREALEAYRSEIEDQQQETAEYADALNDANEVLKERYAEQKSQLEALRVEKESLANQLKTTSDQLIAAQTREQSIGEHLKDLRELLAEREAERDSTTQTARQQAEEISRLREELAVIKEREKIAEQQLVKERADTKELQGFTEQRLADERAAREQVQQDLEVCREKQQAAEVKTAKLEGEITALRAQGTTKKPGTKAKPDGQ